The proteins below come from a single Camarhynchus parvulus chromosome 29, STF_HiC, whole genome shotgun sequence genomic window:
- the KRT80 gene encoding keratin, type II cytoskeletal 80 — MTNPSSAFSSGSLCSGEAAARMSRGRGAGSPSPERRSPDGGTSDGPGSVGSGSLGSLRCSPFPGEGRLPPPVRLDIDTEFQAVRQQEKEDIKVLNNQFVTLIEKVQSLEQQNKILTTRWNFLKDQDNSHSDSDIKTIYEQYVSKMNQEMKALNYEQENLESELAKVLSTMDAFRSKYEDEIRLCSGMEFTFMELKKDLDVSTLHRTELEVKLKGLQELLELKKTIYEQELEELLTEIKDISVVLGIDSCSRPDLGRIVEDVRAQYEALALRSWEEAEALTRRKLTDSSSQPGSFGGHLLDSRREIADLNIRIQKLRSCIVSQKSQCLYLEEHIREAGEQGEGTLRDAKAKVAGLEEALQRSREHMAHLVREYQELMNIKLALDVEILTYRKLVEGEENSMEQPIPTIISAVHSRPRPLSASTLRNSRLFARGSAPTEPSGGGPGRAWDVPGAPDTGTRPKLSPGAPGECS; from the exons atgaccaaccccagctctgccttctccagcGGCTCGCTGTGCtccggggaggcggcggcgagGATGAGCCGCGGCCGAGGCGCCGGGAGCCCGAGCCCGGAGCGCCGCAGCCCCGACGGCGGCACCAGCGACGGGCCCGGCTCCGTGGGCAGcggctccctgggcagcctgcgCTGCTCGCCCTTCCCCGGCGAGGGGCGGCTGCCGCCCCCCGTGCGCCTGGACATCGACACCGAGTTCCAGGCCGTGcggcagcaggagaaggaggacaTCAAAGTGCTCAACAACCAGTTCGTGACCCTCATCGAGAAG GtccagagcttggagcagcagaacaagaTCCTGACAaccaggtggaacttcctgaaGGACCAGGACAATTCCCACTCTGACTCGGACATCAAGACCATCTACGAGCAGTATGTGAGCAAAATGAACCAGGAGATGAAGGCGCTCAACTACGAGCAGGAGAACCTGGAGTCGGAGCTGGCGAAGGTGCTGAGCACCATGGACGCCTTCCGGAGCAA GTACGAGGATGAAATTCGCCTCTGCAGCGGGATGGAATTCACCTTCATGGAGCTCAAAAAG GATTTGGATGTGAGCACTTTGCACCGCACGGAGCTGGAGGTGAAGCTCaaagggctccaggagctgctggagctgaagaAAACCATCTATGAGCAG GaactggaggagctgctgacgGAAATCAAGGACATTTCCGTGGTGCTGGGGATCGACAGCTGCTCCCGGCCAGACCTGGGCAGGATCGTGGAGGACGTCAGGGCCCAGTACGAGGCTCTGGCCCTGCGCAGCTGGGAGGAGGCCGAGGCCCTGACCCGGAGGAAG CTCACcgacagcagctcccagcccggCTCCTTCGGGGGGCACCTCCTGGACAGCCGGCGGGAAATCGCGGATCTGAACATCCGCATCCAGAAACTGCGCTCCTGCATCGTGTCCCAGAAGAGCCAG TGCCTGTACCTGGAGGAGCACATCCGCGAGGCTGGCGAGCAGGGGGAGGGGACCCTGAGGGATGCCAAGGCCAAGGTGGCCGGGCTGGAGGAGGCCCTGCAGCGCAGCAGGGAGCACATGGCCCACCTGGTCCGCGAGTACCAGGAGCTCATGAACATCAAACTGGCCCTGGACGTGGAGATCCTCACCTACAGGAAGCTCGTGGAAGGGGAGGAGAACAG catgGAGCAGCCCATCCCCACCATCATCAGCGCCGTCCACTCCCGGCCCAGGCCTC TTTCTGCCAGCACCCTGCGGAACTCGCGGCTCTTTGCCCGGGGCTCGGCGCCCACGGAGCCcagcgggggcggccccgggagGGCCTGGGACGTGCCGGGGGCTCCGGACACCGGGACCCGGCCCAAGCTCAGCCCCGGGGCCCCCGGGGAGTGCTCCTAG
- the LOC115914560 gene encoding uncharacterized protein LOC115914560 yields MMSRASPHSLWERVLESVAQRYLCADDLYMQQTGWKTIEQGIQRLREMAVAELIFSDDITTRNPDLVPCTPVMWRKLVRLGPPEYASALAIMKRDDTYETVLDMAKKLRAYADAVHGPTHARIAAVETQLRKLEDKIEENHKKLREEIKEDLIQISAVQIRGPGIQRWRSLDGERRYTPRAELWAFLRESGEDMRRWDGEPTAALAQRVRDLKRRGSITKKRAAPVARSRDVEYDDDMSDPLEGTSKAYAQGKKDNLA; encoded by the coding sequence ATGATGAGCAGGGCTAGCCCTCACAGCCTCTGGGAACGGGTCCTGGAGAGTGTAGCACAAAGATACTTATGTGCTGATGATCTCTATATGCAGCAGACAGGGTGGAAGACCATAGAGCAGGGGATCCAACGCCTGAGAGAAATGGCGGTGGCAGAGCTCATTTTCTCAGATGATATAACAACTAGGAATCCGGACCTGGTACCATGCACACCTGTAATGTGGAGGAAACTTGTGCGACTTGGGCCACCTGAATACGCTTCTGCTCTGGCAATAATGAAGCGGGATGATACATATGAGACTGTGCTTGATATGGCGAAGAAGCTTCGAGCATATGCAGATGCTGTGCATGGACCAACTCATGCCAGAATTGCAGCAGTGGAAACACAACTGCGGAAACTAGAGGACAAAATAGAGGAGAATCATAAGAAACTCCGGGAAGAGATTAAGGAGGACCTTATTCAAATCTCGGCTGTGCAAATTAGAGGCCCTGGTATCCAACGCTGGCGCTCCTTGGATGGCGAGAGAAGGTACACCCCACGGGCTGAGTTATGGGCCTTTCTGCGTGAGTCTGGAGAAGACATGAGGAGATGGGATGGAGAACCCACTGCTGCTTTGGCACAACGGGTGCGTGATTTGAAGAGAAGAGGAAGTATCACCAAAAAGAGGGCAGCTCCGGTTGCTCGCAGCCGAGATGTTGAGTATGACGATGACATGTCCGATCCCCTTGAAGGAACTTCTAAGGCATACGCCCAAGGAAAAAAGGACAATCTGgcttag